A segment of the Paramisgurnus dabryanus chromosome 5, PD_genome_1.1, whole genome shotgun sequence genome:
TAACAGgttaagaaaatataaaaacatgttttgctGTTACAAAGGACATTGTTCTTACAAAAATCATTCTTTCTTTTTAATAATCAGATGGAAGCTCTTCAAAAAATCAAGGTATTCAAAGCATTTGATGTCTTCTCCTTGCTTGAATGTCTTCAACACCTACGATTTAACGGCCTTCAGAAGGTAGAAATTGTTTTACGAGCGAGTCCACTGATGTAAGTTGGATGGTGGTTATAGCTGACCTCTTGTATGTGCCCCAGGCATCTGTTGGAGGAGGTTCAGTCAAGGCTCTGATGGTGGATTCGGTCTCGGCGGTGCTCTCGTGCATGCTCGGAGGAAAACACAATGAGGGTATTGTTTTGCAGGATTGCACACTACTTCATCACATCTCCAATACTTCAGtgttaattaaaaaatgatCACGTGCTGGTATTTCGCTTCAGGTATGTCCCTGCTGATGCAAGTTGCGGGGGAGTTGAAGATGATTGCAAAAGACTTCAACATCGCTGTAGTGGTATATACCTTTCTATTTCTTATATAGGGTTCTTATTATGGAAAACTATGTAAATTGCTTTTAGCTATGCATCTGATCTCTTCATCGTTTTTGACAGCATTTATTGATATGATTGATAATGAATAGTTATGCAATgcattatgtaaggaataattgacgacggccGTTATATTATACGAAAATAATGCAGACCCAAGGTGGtaaaacttaactcttctgtagttacattgtgtactaagtccgacggaaaattaaaagttgtgattttctaggcagatatgactaggactatactctcattctggcgtaataatcaaggactttgctgccgtaacatggctgcagcaggcgtagtgatattacgtgagagtatagttcctagccatatcagcaacttttaattttccgtcggtcttgatacacgatgtaactacagaagagtcaagttttaaataggaaaataaaatatcaaaactctttggttattttttgtgtgattctaatggtctaatcagattcaatggataatgctaagctatgctaaaagtggtaccggctgacccggagatcggctgaatggattccaaaacgtgTAAGGACCCTTCCTTCTAGCATGTTTGTGAAATTATCTTGAAGGTGACAAACCATGCGACCCAAGATGGAAACGGATGTTTGAAAGCTGGGCTAGGAATGTCATGGAGCCACGTTCCACGCACACGTGTACTCCTCCAGAGAGCGGAGAATTCAGAACCTTCATCTTCTAGCTTACGAACCGCAACTCTGATCAAATCATCGCGACAGGTTTGTACAATCGgtcttgtaaaaaaaaaaaaatatatatatatatatatattaaaaggccaatattatgcccattttacaagatgtaattcAAGTCCCAGTGTGCCTATATGTCAGTGAtgatttagctcaaaatacccgacagatcatttgttatagcatgcccaaaatgcccctatttagACCGGAGCAAAACAGTGCggtctttaaatgcaaatgagctacagctgaatagacccttttacagctcacgtgatcaaatagcctgcgcgcgcatttgggcaacagaagtggtgttattccccattggttctaacgtggtagcaactcagaaagtttatttaaacggtttctcaacatcaaaatgtccagttgttgcgtttggttgcattaatataatatactaatatacgtatatatgtatctggcaactttatttttggccatctgctaacgtcttttatccactccactatagtacacggatctggtagctatgttgaaaatgttgataaagtcaatttttttaaaataacttactgtttgtgttgcttcactgttgattcttacgatacttccgttgcctaaatgcgcgcgcatacgctgccacgtcatcattgtgtacaaacagtaaaagggtctatacagTCTGGGACAATTAGCTGCATTAGCGCTACAACATGCTAACAAGCATATTTAGAAATGCTTTGGGGTAAAATTACCCAGTCAGTTAATAGCCGTAGGCgtggctttgtttgtgtgacatcacattaacaagaaaaacaaaacggcatgtctaatgagattgctctggtttaatggggattaaaaaaaggaggagtgggtgtttttattttagggtggttgtgtttatacactgccaacacacatttatgtccaaattATCGGTGGTTTTCACGGATACACAtataccttgttcacactgcaAGTCCAAACCCAATTTTGATGCATATCTGATTGAAATCCAATCACATTTATAACCTGTGAATGGCCAAAAAGCACATGAAAtcagttttattttgtaatccgtttcaggctacatccaAAAGTGGTTTGAAATCCTTTTCAAATCGCATTTCCGGAAATGCACCGCTCTGATCGCATTTGTTTATCTTTTTGGTTACGTCATGCTGTCAGGTCACGTAAACCCAACCCCAGCGGGAACTTTGGAACAGTCCTTTTCTGACGAAATGATAATGGTGTTTGGGAAAGTCCACGTATTGGGAAATATACTTTTTACAACGGCAGACGTCAAGGCAGATTGTCGTGCCAGTGCGACGTCATTGCCctagaaacagtgcagataatccggAACATGGCAGAATGCTACAGGACACACAGATCGGATCTGAACAGTTgcagaggtgggtagagtacccaaaatctgtactcaagtaaaagtacaagtacttatacaaaaatgtactcaagtaaaagtatcaatctaattatttacttgagtaagagtaaaaaagtattagttGAAAAAACTACTCagtagttagttactcgttacttccgatctgatagagaagtagcgcaaaagccctcagactacttggagggttttcacaaacctctccttaaaagtctcattgttctgcttatatacaagtaaagcagcctatctcagtcctgcaatgggtacattaacatcacataacgtgtcatttgagaaaaaatctcaaacacacacacagatgtttttctctgtatttatttcatgttcacaacacaaacttgtcagcatctgcctttaaacatgcaaacagtaaacaaaaaagaacgtgtatgtctgtttgttatcatgtttttatatgaataggttattttcattgccaaagtacaattactgaacataaacaggagcttaataaaaatgatcatttaagaatttcatatggaacttatctgtttgtgcaaatcaactctacatttattataatatataatacatgtttctttaaaatcaaactttattcttttatttttattcattcattctttacgaaggatttaaataaaatcccGTTTTTATTTCAACgtattttctacacattagtgaggtgtccggatttgtgtataaatgcaagacgtccttacattatgctgttcagtttgtttagttgtggggaaatgatatggaaatgtgcagatgtgaacgtgctgtttgtatggtttaacttacactaggTTTTGTCATCGCTTGCACAAGAGTGCACATGGCAAAAAAACTCGGACAGTGTGTGAAATAGTGTTCAAATAGACATACTGTGACACTTACCACTTCAGGTTGGATCTTAaatatggaggaccacaagagtcatgcaaaatgtaataaagaacttcaatttttaataactacctggacaataaaaatagcaattaatagatttgtttaaaaattcattaattaatctataaataaatagacaaagttacaaaaaaaatcatcatgtaacattttattaggcaataaaaaatgagattataaaaataacatagaaatgaaatattaatccattaataaataattcaaattaatataacaatttataaaaacaacataaaatactcaataagttcatcattttaaattgcatttataaattcttaattaaataatggaatttcaaattgtatttcaaaaagcgatttaaaaagagaaataaataactggatttataaattgaattacaaatacaggtttaaattaggcatttaaaagggcatttccgtttgacttttctgttttcatttccccgttggttctccttattcttttcgctattggatttgcttttcgttttagcctctctatttagcttttccgtgactctttgggtcctcatctgagatctataaatctgcgcatgacgtacaatcagagccaatcagcgagcttgttacatcctcctggccatagctaatttgcatttctcatttgaccatttgcaaggacccaaagagtcacggaaaagctaaatagagaggctaaattgaaaagcaaatccaatagcgaaaagaataaggagaatcattgggaaaatgaaaacagaaaagttaaaccgaaatgcccttttaaatgcctaatttaaacctgtatttgtaattcaatttataaatccagttatttatttctctttttaaatcgctttttgaaatacattttgaaattccattatttaattaagaatttataaatgcaatttaaaatgatgaacttattgagtattttatgttgtttttataaattgttatattaatttgaactatttattaatggattaatatttcatttctacgttatttttataatctcactttttattgtctaataaaaatgattttttttataactttgtctatttatttatagattaattaatgaatttttaaacaaatctattaattgctaattttattgtccaggtagttattaaatattgaagttctttattacattttgcatgactcttgtggtcctccatactTGAATTCCTGTACGCTGAGATGTCAGCTTGTTTGTTGAACAAAGCATGCATCGCATTATGAAACTATTCTTTTGAcctcttggagtgaaaacatagaccgaacttgaaGCCACGCATGATCTGCCTCCGATATCTCGCACAACGCACACGCGCCCTCATCTGCTTCTCCTATCTTCGCGCGGTCGCGCTCAAGGGTGACGCAGCCTGTCTCGCGAAACTTTCGAACACGcgctataaacttttttttttatatattcattaattattaccatttgacagtagcgcagtaacgccgccgaaagtagcgaagtaaaagtaccACCCACCtctgaacagttgtgatacataatgtggacagtgagtctgtcaaataagatatgcaccaaaatcagatttggactgacatgagtacgtttacatgtacagaataagcggataactattaaaaatctgcttattgtagaaaactgttttcatgcgtttacatgtaaatcaataaaccggctatgcagacaactgcgtttacatgggacttggagaattatcCGTTTTCTCGctggcagtgacgtcaccacctatagtacataatagtcgataaaaaagccgacggcatatctgtcttaagctatattgttgtatctctcctcgtgtctgcagaacctgtaaatgtaacatgagcttctattttcagtttctctgccaactgctttagtcaagcggagacttttatgcgttacctcgcgcttacttccgcgtgtgacgtttatctttcatacacggagacatgcgcacatggacaaaaccgtgagaaagctgGTTacggtgtttacatgccacgcgaaatcggcgtaatgagcaaaaaactacctgtgccgatcggtttttgcttacgccgtttaggggctttccccgattaaagaaaaccgcttaacgcgtttacatgaccccacgtgttatcagtttactaagcataatcggcgtaagactgtgcatgtaaacgcactcagtgagtacgtttacatgtacagaataagcggataactattaaaaatctgcttattatagaaaactgttttcatgcgtttacatgcaaatcaataaaccggctatgcagtcaactgcgtttacatgggacttggagaattatcagttttctcgcaggcagtgacgtcaccacctatagtacataatagtcgatcaaaaagccaacggcatatctgtcttaagctgtacttttgtatctctcctcgtgtctgcagaacctgtaaatgtaacatgagcttctattttcacagtttctctgccaactgctttagtcgagcggagacttttatgcgttacctcgcgcttacttccgcgtgtgacgtttatctttcatactcggagacatgcgcacatggacaaaaccgtgagaaagcgggttaaggtgtttacatgccacgcgaaatcggcgtaatgagcaaaaaactacctgtgccgatcggtttttgcttacgctgtttatgggctttccccgattaaagaaaaccgctttacgcgtttacatgaccccacgtgttatcagtttattaagcataatcggcgtaagactgtgcatgtaaacgcactcattgttgtatctcttctcgtgtctgcagaacctgtaaatgtaacataagcttctattttaacagtttctcaGCCAACTCctttagtcgagcggagacttttatgcattactttgcgcttacttccgcgtgtgacgtttatctttcatactcggagacatgcgcacatggacaaaaccgtgagaaagccggttaaggtatttacatgccacgcgaaatcggcgtaatgagcaaaaaactacctgtgccgatcggtttttgcttacgccgtttatgggctttccccgattaaagaaaacagttttacgcgtttacatgaccccacgtgttatcagtttattaagcataatcggcgtaagacatGTAAGCGCActcagtgtgaacaaggtctttaatccgaaaacccgaggtccgacctgAGTGAGTTCaagtctaaaagtttcacgtgtgcctcaGACCCACTAATGTAGCAGCTGGCCAAATTGATGCAATGCCGAATGGTTTTCTTTTTGTCTGACTGGTGCGTGCGGGGATGCAGACTACACACAATGTTGGGTGTGGGTTAAAAGTGATTTGGGTCATTTCGGGtagggtacatttctttggacccgagaagaaaAGTGGATTTTGCGTAATATGGGCCCTTTAACAGCTCACTGTGTATTTGTACTAAGTGTACACTGAATAATACACCAACTTAcacagtttgtttttatctacagTCTTGTAATTTAGCAGAAGAGTTTGATCTTTGCAGCTGGGCTGAAGAGAGGTCATCCGTGCCAGGAAAGCGAAAACTAGAAAGCAGTTAAAcacatatgtatgtatgtatatggcTTTATTATTTGCATAACCTCCACTTTTTGTTATTGAAGACTAAATATATAAGATGAATGTTTAAAATTAGTGTAAATGTTTCAAACAGTTTTGTACATACCATCTTAAAAGTCATGGTTGTTTGCTTTTGAATAAACAAACTGATTCTTCTGTATTTTCATGTACTTTAATGGTCAAATacgttttattaaaaatgttacataatgtTGGCACCTGATGTTTCAGACTGATGTCAATGGAACAATCCTTAAAAACTGACTTGCTTTCATGACTTAATTTCAGCACAAATCTTTGTTTAATCCAAATGACTGAAACacttgaaataataaaaaaaaagattacaaATGCTTATTTGTATTCTACACAATTGTCAGTTTTCTAATTATGCTTCATGGTTGTTGCTATTGTCTTGTGAACCACAGGCAAATCTGTGTTTACTATaatgacaaaaaaatgacattgcTTGAAACTCGTGCTTATTGAGAAAGCGGAAGCACGCTTAGGGACACTCACTGAAAactttaaaaatcataaatatGCGAATCCATAACATACTAGTATGTATGACAAATATGTGAAAACCAAAACAAACTTGAAAATCTAAGAATAAGGTTTTCTACAAGACTGTGTGCGATACCAAAATATGGTAAAGCCGTTATTaagacaaacatttaaaaagaaaaatcacaaAAGTTCATTCAAAACAACCTAGTTGTGGGGAGGGTGAAACATGTTTACTGTTCTCTAAGAAGCAATGTCACTATAGGAAAAATGCCTGAGCTTGGTGCTAGTGTCCGTGGAGCATTCCCATAATTTGGATCAGCAGGGTGGAACCACCCGCCTCTTGCGGATACATTCCCAAATCCAGTTGGAGGTGACCTTGTGGCTCTGACTGTCCTCCTCTGGCTGTGCCAGCGTGTGTGTGGCCGAACCGCAGTCGTACTCTGGCACCAGATCTCCATCGTACGCTATGAAGTAGCGCCGAAGTTTCTCAAAGTCCTGCACGGATTCTGGGAGGTAGAGCTTCACGCCTGTGAAAATGTCCAGTAAAGTCTGCCAagaaaaacagttttaatactttaatagaGTTTCATTATGTCCAAAACAACCAATAAAGTCAAAGCAAACCTTTTCATTCTTTGTGTCGGATGTTTGAATCGATGTGTTTAGTTTGCTTTGTCCATTACTGTGGACAAGTTCGGTTTTAATCTGTAAAGAAACAAGATCACAGTGTTTTAATGACATGAAGCAAAAAATGGCTACATAAACTCATACATTGGTGCAATGATGCTAGAACAAACCTTCTTTGCAACTTGTTTTTCGGTGGGCAGTTTTCTTTTAACTGCAGGCGAGGGTGGTTCAGATTTCACTAACTTGGCTTTGGGACTATGACCATTTTCTAAACAGATAAAACGTACGGGGTGAGAGTATTTTATTTCATATGTACAGAAAGGTGCAACTCAGTCAGGTGATTTTTCGTGAAATTAGActttaaacattttgataaaaaaaagtaagagtatcaaaataagaagcatacagttacaaacatctcttcatgtactattttgcacatgatttcaaatgacatcatagaaacctatttttttttttttcacatttaaggggaaaagtttcattaccgcaacatgtccatgactggatttgggttctttgacatggaaatatttataattaaaaaaaatctaaaaaataaaaagcttcagtgcatgttatactataaacatttacagtaaagaaacatgtggtatttggtgatcattgctaaatgtagagacaataataaggaatatctgtccaagaaaaaatttctcatcctccgcaacaattttcaatcattgtttaagccctcaaggaactaacgttttaaaaaaaatgttgtaagggacataattgactgtgacactcaagatggctacaaGGTAAgcattcttatttttttctccagataaaagttaaaattttgtttgttataGTACCtggacaactttttagttctcattaacgcaacatgagtttgtaaatggaTCTATTtcatgtaatatcatgttgcggtaatgataatttttgataatgataatctaaaaatgtaaataattatataggaaatattttttaaatcctccaaaaaaaataatggttacagtaagttcagacctaaatcttattttccaaaaaattattggcttcaagggctttttaaacaaatctgcacttgtaacatggctgcaggaggcgcaatgataatATCATgtagtgcctgaaaatagtcccctgctattaaaagatACTAAGtagactattttcggctgctgcgtattatcattgcgcctcctgcagccatgttacggcagcaaagtccttgatatccagaatgagagtatagttcgtagccatatcggcctagaaaatcacaacttttcatttttcatcagtcttagtacacaatataACTACAGAAAGTCAAgttataaataggaaaaatattgaaacgctttggttatttttgagcatgatgccaatggtctaatcggattctatggattgtgctaagctatgctaaaagtggtaccaccagacccggagatcaaccaaaatggtaaaaaccaaatgtttaactctaggggagctggaaaatgagaatattttcataaaaagttGAATGTCTCTTTAATATCACTCAGCCACCAAGAAAAAACCCTTATTGGTCAACCACTACGCTTCATGACAAATTCTCATTACTTACTGGTTTTGTTAGCAGTAGAAGCTCCATGAGATGTTGAGGGTGAGCTGCTTCCGCTGTCACCTCCCGAGGAGCTCTTGTCATTCTGGCCAGTTTCAGATGGACCAGCCGTCACCTCAAAATCACAGTTCTCCTTCGAGATACGATACAGCTcctgcaaaataaataaaaacctgatAGTAAGCATCAATTAAAAAGGGGGAAGTATGCAAAAATTTGAAAAGATGCAAAAAGTTTCTCAATCAAAATTACCTTGAGCTGCTGAAGGTTGGTGGCGGTTTTCCAATCTTTGTCGTCTCGCATCCGAGTGCAGCGCGGGAAACGGATGGATATGCCGTCCGCTGTGTGCATTTCCGATTTTGAAAACTCTGCTCCTGTAATTTCCCATACTGGTGCTTTCTGTAAGCAAACACGACAATGTATTGTTGTTATTTACTGCACAAATGACGAACATTTCGTCACGTGAATTGTGCGCAGACCCCCATGTGTACGTAAAAAAATTGACTAATTTCATCCTTAAGGTAAGGAAAAGAGGTAATAAGCCAACTCAATTCCTTCATTGCTGTTCCATTACAAAGTATGCAACATTGACTAACCTTTCACCAGAATTTCATTGACCTTATTTTAAaaggacagagaatgaaaaaccatttttaccttgtctttgttgaataatggtagtctacccacattcacgaacatacaaaaagtgctggacatgctaaacatctcagtctcatagaaattcctcttttagaaatgtcagccagaaaacgtcccaatctgaaaaactgatgcttatgacatcacaggcatctcactgcccctccactttaaaataattggctacattttttgagtggcagcagagtcagccaatcagtaatgagattggaagttaagccagtagggggagccaaataggggcaaaaccacttgtttaaaatcccccaccctaatagagctatctgagagaggtttttaggaagcttcagacccaaacaaaaaaatttttgtctacatgtcacatcacagaacaaggataaatacccctgTTGGAGCTATTTTTGCACTTTGTTTA
Coding sequences within it:
- the rad51d gene encoding DNA repair protein RAD51 homolog 4, which codes for MIIMVVLREGICPGLTEDFIKTLLSEDIRTVEDFVSHNPEELAQKCSLSYKALVAVRRVLLAQYTAFPVSGADLYEELLSSTAILSTGSPSLDKLLDSGLYTGEITELTGSPGSGKTQVCFSVAVNIAHQLKQTVFYIDTKGGVCANRMLQMLQTRTSNVEEQMEALQKIKVFKAFDVFSLLECLQHLRFNGLQKASVGGGSVKALMVDSVSAVLSCMLGGKHNEGMSLLMQVAGELKMIAKDFNIAVVVTNHATQDGNGCLKAGLGMSWSHVPRTRVLLQRAENSEPSSSSLRTATLIKSSRQSCNLAEEFDLCSWAEERSSVPGKRKLESS